The Lancefieldella sp. Marseille-Q7238 genomic interval GCACAATGCGCGGAGTATCGCCTGTACAGTCGACGATGGTCGACGCAATCGCAAGGGGCGCCGGACCTCCGTCAATCGTCAGATCCGCTTGGTCTATAAGCGCTTGCTCCAAGCTTCCTCCGCTGACAGCTGAGGGATGGCCATGAATGTTTGCGCTGGTAGTTGCTAATGGAACGCCAAGTCGTTCGATGATTTCACACACAAGCTTCGATGCGGGCATGCGCAAAGCGATGGTGCGGTCGTCAGGCAAGACGTATTCGTCGGGAACCGCCTTTGCAGCCTTGACGACCAGGGTCAGAGCGCCCGGCCAATAGGCGTCGATAAGCGCACGGGTCCATGCGGGAACATGTTGAGCGTAGCGCTCAACATCCTCCTTGGATCCAACAAGCCATGGCAGCGTTTGCGTGCGCTGGCGGCGCTTAATCTCAAAAATACGCTCATGCCCGGGATTTCCCGCAATCGCTGCGGCGCCAATGCCATACACGGAATCGGTAGGCACGATGAGCACTCCGCCCGCTCTCGCAATCACAACCGCTTGATCAACTACGCAGGACGCAGGGCTATTTTGATCGACGGTTACAATCTTTCCCATGACCAACCTCCTCTGTTACCCCTGCGCTTGCTCTTTACGGTATGCGATAAGAATCCGGGGACGATGAGTAAGGTCCTCTCGCACCTGAATGCGCTCCCATGCGCCGGCAGCGCGCGCCAGCTCCGCAGCCTGCGCAAGGTGTCCCTCATACAGCTCGACGCACAGCACGCCGCCAGGGGCAAGCATGCGGTTGGCCTCCTTAAGCAAGCGGCGATACACGTCCAGGCCGTCAGTTCCACCGTCTAAGGCAAGTCGTGGCTCGTAGTCTTTGACTTCGGACGGCACCTGATCTTTTAATACCTCAGTAGGAATGTAGGGAGGATTGGATACGAGCACGGAAAATGTCTGTGCGAGCTCTTCCGGAACACCTGCCGCTAAATCACATTCCACAATGGTTACGCGATCGGTCAGTCCAAGCGCGTCACGGTTGCGCTCTGCAAGCGATATCGCCGCGGGAGCGATATCCGTTGCGGTAACCTCAACGCCTGGGCGCTCAGAGGCTATGGAAAGCGCAATACATCCGCTTCCGACACCCACTTCCAGAACCCGAAGAGCGTCAAAAGAGCCGCGCTTCTCGGCAGCCGCGTCAATGCCTTCTAACGCAGCATCGACAAGAATCTCGGTTTCGGGACGTGGAATCAGCACGCCCGGCTCACACTTCAAAACGATATGCCGAAACGGCATCTCGCCCGTAACATACTGAAGGGGCCGACCAGAGGCGCGCTGTTCAACTGCGGTGTGCATACGGTCAAGCTCATCGCGTGTAAGCGGCTTATCAAAGTTGGTATAAAGTTCTACGCGAGAAAGTCCTGTAGTCGCTGAAAGCAGCCATTCCGCCGAAAGACGGGGGTGCTTGTCGCCCTTGCGCTCAAGATATCCGCACGTCCAGGTGAGAATACGTTTGACGGTCCACGTCTGCTGATCGGCCATAGCTTAGACGGCCTGAGCCAACTTCTCGGCGCGCTCTGCCGCTGCCAAGGCCTCAATGACGGACGGCAGCGTATCGCCCAGAAGGACACCATTATATGTGCCGTTAAAGCCAACGCGGTGATCGGTCACGCGATCCTGCGGTTGATTGTACGTGCGAATCTTCTCCGAGCGGGCGCCATGGCCAATCTGAGAAAGACGGTCTGCTCCCTGCTCCGCTTGCTGGCGCTCAAGCTCCTGCTCATAGAGGCGGGCGCGAAGCATCTGCATGCAGACTTCACGGTTTTGAATCTGGGACCGCTGGTCTTGCGACTGTACCACCGTATTGGTAGGCAGGTGCGTAATGCGAACAGCCGAATAGGTAGTGTTGACGCCCTGACCTCCGGGGCCGGAAGCGCAGTAGGTGTCAATACGAAGATCTTCCTGATTGATTTGGATATCAATCTCGTCCGCCTCGGGAAGCACCGCAACGGTTGCCGTCGACGTTTGAATACGGCCCTGCGACTCCGTCTTTGGCACGCGCTGCACGCGGTGCACGCCGGATTCGAACTTCATCACAGAGTAGACCTTCTCGCCCGTCACCTTGAACTCAATGGTCTTAAAGCCACCAGCTTCCGAAGGAGAGCTGGAGAGAACCTCAACCTTCCAGCCGTGAGCCTCGGCAAAACGCTCATACATCTTAAACAGGTCGCCTGCGAAAATACCTGCCTCGTCACCGCCAACGCCAGCGCGAATCTCAACGATAGTATCTTTCTCGTCGTTGGGATCGCCCGGAATAAGCATGATTTTAATCTCGTCCTCAAGCTCAGGCAGCTTCGCTTCATTTTCCGCGATGTCAGCCTGAAGCATCTCTTTTTCTTCAGGGTCGGTCGATCCGTTCAACAGCTCTTTCGCGGCCTCAATATCATCAAGAGCGCTAATGTACTCGCGAGATCGTTCCACCAATTCGGCTTGATTGGCATGCTCCTTGGCAATGCGGGCGTACTCCTTGGGGTCGGAAACAACCGCAGGATCCGCAAGCCTTGCCTCAAGGTCAGCGTAGGCCGAAAGAATCTTTTCTAGTTTGTCGCGCATAACGTACTCCCTATCGTGCCTTCGCGCCTGAATGACCTCGGGACCTTTTGCCCTTCTCGCCAAACCATACGCGAAGCAACATTTCATCCCTGTGAGTTTACCACCTGCAAGCTTGTTCTATTCGCTGCGCCTATTTTCATACGAATGTGAGAAACTCTTTATAACGTCATAGGATGGTAGGAATGGACACGAAGCTCGATAAAATCGAACAGGATTTCTCGGACGCCGCGCAAGATTACGTCTTAGACGCAGGCCGCACTGGCGCGTTGCCCGATTTTGACGACGAATCGCCAACCGGTGAGCTGCCCTTGCGTGCCGAGAAGAACCTCGCATCTTCACACCGCTTCACCAACCGCACGGACGCTGCACCCAACGACGATGCCACCAGCCTGAAAGACATCGCGCACAGCATCTCATCCTACGCGCGCCACCGCCATCATGGGCTGATACGATTTGTTCGGCGCCATCGTATTGCCGTGGGTATCCTGAGTATCCTGCTTCTCGCGGCAATTTCCGCATTGGTTGTCGCTTTTGTCCGTGCAAACGACATTCCAAGCGTTGACGCCGTTACCGAAGATGCCCGCACTCATATTGGAACGCCGGACTGGACTCCCGGCCCCTTTGACGCCGATGAGGGACTGGTTCTTACGGGCATTGAGGTCGGTCAGCGCGGCCGTACTATGACGGCAATCTCAAGCGATGATGCCAAATTCGGCGCCACGGGATACGCAAGTGCCCAAGTTACCACAAGATACTCAGGAAACGCGTTAGTAGCTGTGAAAACTTCTACCTTAGGGTACGCAAACGTCTCCGGCGCATGGCAACCCATCGGCCAGGAGAAAGACGTTTCGATACACTATGAAGCAACCTCAGGAGTCGCAACGCAAAGCGTGCTTGACGCGCACGAAGAGATCCTGAAAAAACTTGACGACATGTCTTCAACAAACAACAAAGCCGGCTCGACTTCATATCTCAGCACCTACGGAGAAGGCGCTTTTGAGATTGTCGACGCGCAGTTTGACCGTGAGAAACAAACCTGCTCAGTGATTATAAAGTGCACGCGTACCGACAAACTTTCAAAGACCTCCTTTGAAGCGCGTGCTCACTTTGATTTTGACAGAGGAAACGGTACCTGGTCTTTAAGCGGCGTTGAAGTCGCCAAGGCGGCTACGCATGATTACGGCAATCTTGTCGGCAGCTGGACGGGAACCTTCGAAAAAACCGAATCAAGTGATGGCGGGCTGAACTATTCCGGCCGCTACAAGCCTTTCTCACTTACGATAACCTCCGCTGAATTTACATCTGACTCAACCGTGACCATTACCGGAACGGTATCCGGCGTCGTGCACGACCACGGGCCGGTAGCCGGATCGTACCGCGCATATGAGGGGGACGCGCCCTTTGACAGCCTTCCGTTTTCGACTTCTACTGATATAAGCGAGAAGGGACTGCTTGTTCCCGGAGGCACTATCTCGTTTATGGGCGCCTATCCCAACGGCTCCAAAAATCCCTGGATTACCCTGAGCTTTAACGATGCTGACGGCACAGGAACCGCTACGGTAGCCTCATACCATACCGAAGACGGAGCCACGACAATCTTTACGGATACCTATACGCTCACAAAATAACACCCTGTGGAGCATCCTACAGCAACACGTGTCTGAACTCGCCGTTTTCATATATGCCGCAGCTATGTGAGCCGTCCTTGGGAAGCCCCACCGATCCTGGGTTAAACACCGTTATGCCAGGATGGTCAGGAAGCACCTCATTGACTTTCTTGTGCGTGTGCCCATAGATAAACGCCGAACCCGATGGTAGCTGGGGCCACTGGTCAACGCTGTTGTGCAGGCCCGGACCATATATATGGCCGTGCGTAAGAAAGAGGGTCTTTTCGCCAAGCGGATATAACGGGTCTATCAGCGTGTTATACGTGGCCATGCAGGGAAAATCGAGAACCATCTGATCGACTTCCGCCTCACAGTTGCCGCGCACTGCAATTATGTGATCGGCAATGCCATTGAGCAGCTCTATGACCTGTTTAGGAGCGTAATCTTCAGGCAGATTGTTTCGTGGACCATGATAGAGGAGGTCGCCGAGAAGCACCACGCGGTCAGGCTGCTCAGCTTCAATGACGCCCATAAGCTTGCGCGCCCAACTGGCCGCGCCGTGTATATCAGAAGCAATAATAAACTTCATACGTTTCTATCCTTTATTGCCGCTATGCCTGCCATAGAGAACTTCCCCAACCATTTTCTGAAGGCCCACGAGGCCTTCTTTACCTATATATTCTACGGAACTTGCAAATAAAAGGTAAAATAAACTTCACGCTTGTATGAGAAACGACATACCTTTGTTCCTGAGGAGCTGTCATGAATAATAAGAATTACGATGTCCTCCGCTACGTTATCGCAGGTTTAAGTGCCCTTTTGGTCCTTTTCTTTGTCTTTCCCGTTCTTCGGCTGCACGCTGACGAAGCGACCTTTAACCTGTCGTTCAGCGAACTGCTCTCTCTGGCAAATGTTGTAAAAGACCTTTCACGCATGCCCTCGGCAAGCAGCTCAGTAGTTGCCCTTGCAAGTATGCTGAGCAGTCTCCATCTACTTATTTTCCTCCTCATTTTGCCGCTTGTGAATTGTGCGCTCGCACTGCTTCCTCCCGCGAAAAATGTTTCATGGCTCGCAGGTATCCCCGCACTTATTTGCGCATACTTTTTCTTCATCCTGCGGCATCAATTCATCGCGAATATCTTTGCGTATAACGCGCGAAATGGCGGCGTATATGAAATCACCCCCTACCAGGAATATCCTATGGGATTTAATACGATACCCGGTCTCCGCCTTCAAACTACGGGATACGGTTATCTCTATTTTCTGATTTGCGGCGCAATTATAGTGTTAAGCGTCATGCTTTTCGCTCGACACGAAAAATCCAATTCTGTCCAAGCGCTCACTAACCCGACACCAGACCAGACTTTGAAACCTGTTCAGCCGGCGCCACAGACAGCGCTTGACACTCCTGAAAAACACAATACGACCGGTGCATCCCATGCACCCACAGTTCCCGGTGCGACCGCAACTCCAAGCATACCTGCAGTTCCCGGCGCACCCAGCGCTCCTGCTCCCAACGTACTCGGTATTCCGGGCGCAAATACTCCGTCCATACCGCAGCCCACAAAACCCGTACCGCCAACAACTCTCGACAACTAATCATTACATGACGCCCGGCTTCCCAGAGACTGGACAACACGCGCAGCCGTTAAGGAGAACGTTATGCTTTGCCCCCACTGCGGAACAGAAAACCAAGATGGAGCAAGTCTTTGCTCTCATTGTGAAGAGCCTCTTTCCGAGCAGAAGGAGGCTCAAAAACCAGAACTTGGCTCCTATACAATCACGTCCGCTCCCCTTTTCTCTGAAGAAGATTTCGACAGTACCGCATCGCATTCGCAGACAGCTTCAGATATTGACTATTCGCAATTTAAGGTAGTCTCAGAGGGAGCAAACTCGTTTTTTACAAAAGAGGAGCGCAAACCCAATGAGATGGTACGGACGGTGCTGGTCGTTTTGCTCGCCCTGATACTTTGCGCCGGTATTGGAACAGGCATCTTGACCTGTACTGGCACTCAACAGGACAATGCAAGAAGAGCTGATATTAAAAAGCTGGAAAATACGTATAAAACACAGATAGAGGACATTGACGTATCGCCGGATGAAAACAGCGACCGCGCTGAGCTTCTCGCGTCATACCAAGAACTCGCCGATATCCAAAATACAATAGATAACGATGTGTCAGCAGGCAAGTTCAAATTGAACAACGGCGCTGACGATAAGGACCTCACTGTCGTTACCAGCATGATTTCTGACAAGGAGCAGTTGATTACCGATTGGTTCTCGTCAGACT includes:
- a CDS encoding L-threonylcarbamoyladenylate synthase, coding for MGKIVTVDQNSPASCVVDQAVVIARAGGVLIVPTDSVYGIGAAAIAGNPGHERIFEIKRRQRTQTLPWLVGSKEDVERYAQHVPAWTRALIDAYWPGALTLVVKAAKAVPDEYVLPDDRTIALRMPASKLVCEIIERLGVPLATTSANIHGHPSAVSGGSLEQALIDQADLTIDGGPAPLAIASTIVDCTGDTPRIVREGAILPEELLATAGF
- the prmC gene encoding peptide chain release factor N(5)-glutamine methyltransferase, whose translation is MADQQTWTVKRILTWTCGYLERKGDKHPRLSAEWLLSATTGLSRVELYTNFDKPLTRDELDRMHTAVEQRASGRPLQYVTGEMPFRHIVLKCEPGVLIPRPETEILVDAALEGIDAAAEKRGSFDALRVLEVGVGSGCIALSIASERPGVEVTATDIAPAAISLAERNRDALGLTDRVTIVECDLAAGVPEELAQTFSVLVSNPPYIPTEVLKDQVPSEVKDYEPRLALDGGTDGLDVYRRLLKEANRMLAPGGVLCVELYEGHLAQAAELARAAGAWERIQVREDLTHRPRILIAYRKEQAQG
- the prfA gene encoding peptide chain release factor 1, with protein sequence MRDKLEKILSAYADLEARLADPAVVSDPKEYARIAKEHANQAELVERSREYISALDDIEAAKELLNGSTDPEEKEMLQADIAENEAKLPELEDEIKIMLIPGDPNDEKDTIVEIRAGVGGDEAGIFAGDLFKMYERFAEAHGWKVEVLSSSPSEAGGFKTIEFKVTGEKVYSVMKFESGVHRVQRVPKTESQGRIQTSTATVAVLPEADEIDIQINQEDLRIDTYCASGPGGQGVNTTYSAVRITHLPTNTVVQSQDQRSQIQNREVCMQMLRARLYEQELERQQAEQGADRLSQIGHGARSEKIRTYNQPQDRVTDHRVGFNGTYNGVLLGDTLPSVIEALAAAERAEKLAQAV
- the yfcE gene encoding phosphodiesterase; this translates as MKFIIASDIHGAASWARKLMGVIEAEQPDRVVLLGDLLYHGPRNNLPEDYAPKQVIELLNGIADHIIAVRGNCEAEVDQMVLDFPCMATYNTLIDPLYPLGEKTLFLTHGHIYGPGLHNSVDQWPQLPSGSAFIYGHTHKKVNEVLPDHPGITVFNPGSVGLPKDGSHSCGIYENGEFRHVLL
- a CDS encoding zinc ribbon domain-containing protein, with the translated sequence MLCPHCGTENQDGASLCSHCEEPLSEQKEAQKPELGSYTITSAPLFSEEDFDSTASHSQTASDIDYSQFKVVSEGANSFFTKEERKPNEMVRTVLVVLLALILCAGIGTGILTCTGTQQDNARRADIKKLENTYKTQIEDIDVSPDENSDRAELLASYQELADIQNTIDNDVSAGKFKLNNGADDKDLTVVTSMISDKEQLITDWFSSDYKKRLSASSFSESDSAETLDESAINTRLDELKALRDDLENEKIVWGDKTGRGSDYDTYIHRITEQTSRGNALKRNLQRKAQEKAEKERNANKSTKKAQTKWVGNENSSQISFNGKVSSISEPFTITSSDGGKHIAVSSTNAAWHTDYLEKQ